Proteins from a genomic interval of Sulfurimonas sp. HSL3-2:
- a CDS encoding diguanylate cyclase: protein MLKTIIFLYILLISSLNAHDKPEDITLQFQWKHQFEYAGFYAAQEKGFYKDVGLNVKFKEYENGIHLVDDVIDKNDTYGITYSDLIVDYLNGKPVVFVANFFKHSPLVLVTQNDIKTPADLKNKKIMGIENTVKSTAFLMMFKDFGMNMGSFIDVPPSFKIDEFVDKKVDAMVVFSTNELFYLDKAGIKYNVLNPSSYGTEFYDVNLFTSKNELINHPKRVENFKKASIKGWEYALKHKDEIIKLIMKKYNTQHKSYEALLFEANQIQHMVLPSIFPVGSIDPIRVRMMAEDFKEMGIVSEETPLDFSDFIYESKHYDSDLTKEERDFLNSKGTLKLCVDPDWMPFEGIKNSKHIGIAADFFNLIRKKADVDMELYPTKTWQESLEAAKQRKCDLLTLASSTPSRLKYMDFTDPYMKLPIVLATKMDKPYTYNFYSLKDEKIGVVGGYAIGEILRSKYPNMDIVNVKNIHEGLKKVEQGELYGYVDNLMVLAYTIQHDFTGLMKVSARVNDTVALAIGTRNDEPILHDIFQKLVHTVSEKEKQQIYNHWVSVQESKEMDYSFLIKLLSVLLIIGTAFLYHYFKLRRYSEELKRLSITDSLTGLYNRMQTDKALQYQYDLFTRYKTPCGIIMLDIDYFKNINDQYGHQTGDYALQQFSQILKNAVRSTDIVGRWGGEEFLIICPNTDIEQTDSVANNLKEKIAAYHFANNLGHLTASLGVGCFTERKSIDDVIKSIDTAMYLSKEKGRNKVTRAEI from the coding sequence ATGTTAAAAACAATTATTTTTTTATATATATTATTAATCTCATCATTAAACGCGCATGATAAGCCAGAAGATATCACGCTCCAGTTCCAATGGAAGCATCAGTTCGAGTATGCAGGATTTTATGCCGCTCAGGAAAAGGGATTTTACAAAGATGTCGGTCTTAACGTAAAGTTTAAAGAGTATGAAAACGGTATTCATCTTGTTGACGATGTCATAGATAAGAATGATACATACGGGATAACCTACTCTGACCTGATCGTCGATTATCTAAACGGCAAACCGGTTGTCTTTGTTGCGAATTTTTTTAAACACTCTCCTCTTGTTCTTGTAACACAAAACGATATTAAAACTCCTGCCGATCTTAAAAACAAAAAGATCATGGGGATAGAAAACACCGTAAAGAGCACGGCCTTTTTAATGATGTTCAAAGATTTCGGGATGAATATGGGCAGTTTCATTGATGTTCCTCCCAGCTTTAAAATAGATGAGTTTGTGGATAAAAAAGTCGATGCTATGGTCGTTTTTAGTACGAATGAGCTTTTTTATCTAGACAAAGCCGGTATAAAATACAATGTGTTAAACCCTTCCAGCTACGGAACGGAGTTTTATGATGTTAATCTTTTCACATCAAAAAATGAGCTTATAAACCATCCAAAAAGAGTAGAGAACTTTAAAAAAGCCAGCATCAAAGGATGGGAGTACGCCTTAAAGCATAAAGATGAGATCATCAAGCTCATCATGAAAAAATACAACACCCAGCACAAATCGTATGAAGCATTGCTGTTTGAAGCAAACCAGATCCAGCATATGGTACTTCCTTCCATCTTTCCTGTCGGAAGCATCGACCCTATAAGAGTCAGGATGATGGCAGAAGATTTTAAAGAGATGGGGATCGTGTCGGAAGAGACCCCATTAGACTTTAGTGATTTTATATATGAAAGCAAACATTATGACAGCGATCTGACAAAAGAGGAAAGAGATTTTCTTAATTCCAAAGGTACTCTTAAACTTTGTGTCGACCCTGATTGGATGCCGTTTGAAGGGATTAAAAACAGTAAACATATAGGCATAGCCGCAGACTTTTTTAATCTTATCAGAAAAAAAGCTGATGTCGATATGGAACTTTACCCGACGAAGACATGGCAAGAAAGTCTTGAAGCAGCGAAACAAAGAAAATGCGACCTGCTAACCTTGGCTTCTTCTACACCAAGCCGTTTAAAGTATATGGACTTTACAGACCCGTATATGAAACTTCCTATCGTCCTTGCCACTAAGATGGATAAGCCCTACACATACAACTTTTACTCACTTAAAGATGAAAAGATCGGTGTCGTAGGCGGATATGCGATCGGTGAGATACTTCGCAGCAAGTATCCGAACATGGATATTGTAAATGTTAAAAACATCCATGAGGGGTTAAAGAAAGTAGAACAGGGAGAGCTTTACGGCTATGTTGACAACCTGATGGTCCTAGCCTACACGATACAGCACGATTTTACGGGGCTAATGAAAGTATCTGCCAGAGTCAACGATACAGTTGCCCTTGCCATCGGAACAAGAAATGATGAACCGATCCTTCATGATATATTTCAAAAGCTGGTTCATACAGTTTCTGAAAAAGAGAAACAGCAGATCTATAACCACTGGGTCTCTGTTCAAGAGTCAAAAGAGATGGACTACTCTTTTCTCATCAAACTGCTGTCTGTTCTACTAATTATCGGGACAGCATTTTTATACCACTACTTTAAACTCAGAAGATATAGCGAGGAGCTCAAAAGACTTTCCATCACCGATTCACTGACGGGACTGTACAACAGAATGCAGACAGATAAAGCCCTGCAGTACCAATATGACCTCTTTACAAGGTACAAGACACCCTGCGGGATCATTATGCTTGATATCGACTATTTTAAAAATATCAACGATCAGTACGGGCATCAAACCGGAGACTATGCGCTTCAGCAATTTTCACAGATACTAAAAAATGCTGTAAGATCGACGGATATCGTCGGCAGATGGGGCGGGGAAGAGTTCTTGATCATCTGTCCAAATACGGATATCGAACAGACCGATAGTGTCGCAAATAACCTGAAAGAAAAAATCGCAGCATACCACTTTGCAAATAACCTCGGCCACCTGACAGCCAGCCTTGGTGTAGGCTGTTTCACTGAAAGAAAAAGTATAGACGATGTGATAAAAAGTATTGATACCGCGATGTACCTTTCAAAAGAGAAAGGCAGAAATAAAGTGACTAGAGCAGAGATTTAA
- the purT gene encoding formate-dependent phosphoribosylglycinamide formyltransferase encodes MQFSAPLKSNSKRIMLLGSGELGKEVAIEAQRLGLEVIAVDRYENAPAHHVAHRSHVVNMQDREAVLEIIRREKPDFILPEIEAISIDALYDAQAEGFNVIPNADAVSKTMNRKNIRRFAAEKLGLKTGPYEFVSTLEGLKEAAGRLGFPCVIKPVMSSSGHGQSVARSADDLENSWEMAKEARGDASELIVEAFIDFDYEITMLTARNGKETVFCEPIGHEQRDGDYVFSWQPMHMSDKAKANAQEISKKITDGLGGRGLFGVEMFVKGDEVYFSEVSPRPHDTGMVTLITQSQSEFALHLRAVLGLPLGFTFYGDGASAAFKSEKDSYSPVVDVSESLFTPNSFVRVFSKPESHKGRRMAVALVLDEVNSALRQARDLITKIKDA; translated from the coding sequence ATGCAATTTTCTGCTCCATTAAAAAGTAATTCAAAGCGTATTATGCTTCTTGGTTCAGGTGAACTAGGCAAAGAAGTAGCCATAGAAGCTCAGCGTTTAGGACTTGAAGTCATAGCAGTCGATAGATATGAGAATGCTCCGGCTCATCATGTCGCACACAGAAGTCATGTGGTAAATATGCAGGACCGTGAAGCTGTTTTAGAGATCATCCGTCGTGAGAAACCGGACTTCATCCTTCCGGAGATAGAAGCGATCAGTATCGACGCTCTTTATGATGCTCAAGCAGAAGGTTTTAACGTTATCCCGAATGCAGATGCAGTCAGTAAGACTATGAACCGTAAAAACATCCGCCGTTTTGCCGCGGAGAAGTTAGGACTTAAAACCGGACCATACGAGTTTGTAAGTACTCTTGAAGGTTTAAAAGAGGCTGCAGGCAGACTTGGATTTCCATGTGTCATCAAACCTGTTATGAGCAGTTCGGGTCACGGACAAAGCGTAGCTAGAAGTGCAGATGATCTGGAAAACTCTTGGGAGATGGCAAAAGAGGCTCGCGGTGATGCAAGCGAGCTTATCGTCGAAGCTTTCATAGATTTTGATTATGAGATCACGATGCTGACAGCCCGTAACGGTAAAGAGACTGTTTTTTGTGAGCCTATAGGACATGAACAGCGTGACGGTGACTATGTGTTTTCATGGCAGCCGATGCATATGAGCGACAAGGCAAAAGCAAACGCTCAAGAGATCTCTAAAAAGATCACAGATGGTCTTGGCGGACGCGGACTTTTTGGTGTCGAGATGTTTGTAAAGGGTGATGAGGTTTACTTTAGTGAAGTGAGTCCTCGCCCGCATGATACGGGAATGGTAACGCTTATCACTCAAAGTCAGAGCGAGTTCGCTCTTCACCTTCGCGCGGTACTTGGACTTCCTTTAGGATTTACATTCTACGGAGACGGTGCATCAGCAGCATTTAAATCGGAAAAAGACTCATATTCACCGGTAGTCGATGTCAGCGAGAGCCTGTTCACACCGAACTCGTTTGTAAGAGTATTCTCTAAACCTGAGTCACACAAAGGGCGCCGTATGGCAGTAGCTCTTGTTCTAGATGAGGTCAACTCGGCACTTCGTCAAGCACGTGACCTTATCACAAAGATCAAAGACGCATAA
- a CDS encoding D-2-hydroxyacid dehydrogenase, translated as MNIVLLDAVTFGDTDLRGFDDLGAVIVYQTTKPEELDERIANADVIVTNKVVITAEAMQKAKKLNLICIAATGMNNVDLEAAKKCGIEVRNVAGYSTNSVVQHTFSMLFYLVGHSRYYDEAVKSGSWSKSGVFTDVSHPFFEISGKKWGVIGLGTIGRKVAVLAKAFGADVSYFSTSGRNLDSEFNSVTLDELLEESDIITIHAPLNNATLNLLNHRTMSKCKDGVVILNLGRGGIINEADAAMLLDEKDIYFGLDVLHHEPIPQNHPLLQVENKDRLYITPHIAWTSKEARDTLIASVVENIRSL; from the coding sequence ATGAATATAGTCCTACTCGATGCCGTGACATTTGGAGATACCGATCTAAGAGGGTTTGACGATCTTGGCGCGGTCATCGTATATCAGACGACAAAGCCTGAAGAGTTAGATGAGCGCATAGCTAACGCAGATGTTATAGTGACAAACAAGGTCGTTATAACAGCTGAGGCGATGCAAAAAGCTAAAAAACTGAACCTTATTTGTATCGCAGCGACTGGGATGAACAATGTCGATCTCGAAGCTGCGAAAAAATGCGGCATCGAAGTCAGAAACGTCGCCGGATACTCGACAAACTCAGTCGTGCAGCACACGTTTTCTATGCTTTTTTATCTTGTAGGGCATTCAAGATACTATGATGAGGCTGTTAAAAGCGGCAGTTGGAGTAAAAGCGGCGTGTTTACCGATGTCAGCCATCCGTTTTTTGAGATAAGCGGTAAAAAGTGGGGAGTGATCGGACTTGGGACGATCGGCAGAAAAGTGGCTGTTTTAGCCAAAGCTTTTGGAGCCGATGTCAGCTATTTTTCTACAAGCGGAAGAAACTTAGACTCCGAGTTTAACAGTGTGACGTTAGACGAGCTCTTGGAAGAGAGCGATATCATCACCATTCACGCACCGTTGAACAATGCAACGTTAAACCTCTTAAACCATAGGACGATGTCTAAATGTAAAGACGGCGTCGTCATCTTAAACCTTGGACGCGGCGGTATCATCAATGAAGCGGATGCTGCAATGTTATTGGATGAGAAAGATATCTATTTTGGTCTGGATGTACTGCATCACGAACCTATACCGCAGAACCATCCGCTTTTACAAGTAGAGAACAAAGATCGTCTCTATATCACTCCGCATATCGCTTGGACATCCAAAGAAGCACGTGATACTCTTATAGCTTCAGTGGTAGAGAACATCCGTTCACTTTGA
- a CDS encoding YqaA family protein: MIAFSLFLSAFLAATILPFSSEVALFTAVEAGLDKNTALLVASCGNILAVILNYYLGYFLYEKTKDRLLKSRSGKKAYHVGHTYGYYALLLSWLPIIGDPLTLVAGMVRLNFFYFLLIAATLRVARYIAVLYFS, translated from the coding sequence TTGATAGCATTTTCGCTTTTTCTCTCAGCCTTTCTGGCTGCGACCATCCTTCCTTTTTCATCAGAAGTAGCGCTTTTTACGGCAGTAGAAGCAGGTCTTGACAAGAACACGGCACTGCTGGTGGCTTCATGCGGCAACATTCTAGCCGTGATACTAAACTACTATCTCGGCTACTTTTTGTATGAGAAGACAAAAGACAGACTTTTAAAAAGCAGAAGCGGAAAAAAAGCTTACCATGTCGGACATACCTACGGCTACTATGCTCTTTTACTATCATGGCTTCCAATCATCGGAGACCCTCTAACGCTCGTCGCGGGAATGGTAAGACTCAACTTCTTTTATTTTCTGTTGATCGCAGCGACTTTAAGAGTCGCCAGATATATAGCGGTCTTGTACTTTAGTTAA
- a CDS encoding AEC family transporter: MSSIIYSILSIYIFIAMGFLAKMSFKEKIDDKTITIINVYFLQVFLTFWGLLLRPVDITLLWAPSAYLVIVLIVLLLSIIVARRLFSDQKERSIATVAAIIGNTGNLGIPLNIAIFGEDSIPYTTIVNLVNVFVVYSFGVYYYSRGNFDVKTSIMNIVKIPILWAAIIAILLSVNGYKPSETIETMLMMGAYASMTMQLFLFGIYLYGTKIKEISKSLLTLVVSVKFIILPVVAFLILMQLDLSPMIKGIIFIELMMPLAIANVNLASLYDCSPKVVTALVFITSVMFLGVIFAATKIIGYF; the protein is encoded by the coding sequence TTGAGCTCTATAATCTATTCTATTCTCAGTATCTACATCTTTATCGCAATGGGATTTCTTGCAAAGATGAGCTTTAAAGAGAAGATCGACGATAAGACCATCACCATCATCAATGTCTATTTTCTACAGGTATTTTTGACTTTCTGGGGGCTTTTACTTCGTCCTGTGGATATCACTCTGCTCTGGGCTCCTTCGGCTTATCTTGTCATCGTGCTTATCGTACTTTTACTCTCGATCATTGTCGCAAGAAGACTTTTTTCCGATCAAAAAGAGCGCTCGATAGCGACGGTCGCTGCCATCATAGGAAACACGGGAAACCTCGGCATCCCGCTTAATATCGCAATATTCGGGGAGGATTCCATCCCCTACACGACCATCGTGAACCTTGTCAATGTGTTCGTGGTCTACAGCTTTGGAGTCTACTACTACTCACGCGGAAACTTCGATGTCAAGACCTCCATCATGAACATCGTCAAGATTCCTATTTTATGGGCGGCGATAATCGCGATACTCCTTAGCGTAAATGGTTACAAGCCCTCTGAAACCATAGAGACGATGCTGATGATGGGAGCATACGCTTCGATGACGATGCAGCTGTTCTTATTTGGAATCTATCTCTACGGAACGAAGATAAAAGAGATCAGTAAAAGCCTTCTTACGCTTGTAGTTTCGGTCAAGTTCATTATCTTGCCGGTTGTGGCATTTTTGATCCTGATGCAGTTAGACCTCTCGCCGATGATAAAAGGGATCATATTTATAGAGCTGATGATGCCTTTGGCCATAGCAAACGTCAACCTTGCATCACTTTACGACTGTTCACCAAAAGTGGTCACGGCGCTAGTGTTTATAACCTCCGTTATGTTTCTGGGAGTGATATTTGCAGCTACGAAGATAATCGGGTATTTTTAA
- a CDS encoding methyltransferase encodes MKSRILVFIQFATIFLMLLPLGGDIKHPYAGIILILVGLLIGLSALHKNRLGNFNIRPDIKEGCMFINDGIYGYIRHPMYTSVLTGMFGVFVAYANIYAAALYLILFINLLVKVFYEESLWRCRDERYQEYAKDTYRLVPYIF; translated from the coding sequence ATGAAAAGTCGTATCCTAGTATTTATCCAATTTGCTACAATATTTTTAATGCTCCTGCCCCTTGGCGGTGACATCAAACATCCATATGCAGGAATCATTCTAATCCTCGTCGGGCTACTCATAGGTCTGTCCGCACTGCATAAAAACAGACTCGGCAACTTCAACATCAGACCCGATATAAAAGAGGGCTGTATGTTTATCAATGACGGCATATACGGTTACATACGACACCCGATGTATACATCCGTACTTACAGGGATGTTCGGTGTATTCGTAGCATATGCGAACATCTACGCCGCTGCTTTGTACCTGATCCTCTTTATCAATCTGCTGGTAAAGGTGTTTTATGAGGAGTCTTTGTGGCGCTGCAGGGATGAGAGATACCAAGAGTATGCCAAAGACACCTACCGTCTTGTACCCTATATCTTTTAA
- a CDS encoding FAD-dependent oxidoreductase, which produces MVDVLVIGAGGAGLVAALSAKEAGASVKVLTKTYPTRSQTCMAQGGINAALSNAGEDSIESHYENTLKSAHGIADEKMVKKLCDEGVDAVLWLDRIGVPFSRDENGNIAQRRLGGASAPRACYAQDYTGLKILHTLYDQCNANEIEMLSERFLLELIVADGEVGGAVVLNLKTGAIETHYAKSVILATGGYSRIYGKNSTNAVGSTGDGIAAALRAGAKLSDMEFVQFHPTGLKNSSILISESARGEGGYLLNKEGERFTDELAPRDMVSRAIYEEIQKSGEVYIDIRHLGEEFIDHQLPQERKLARLYENVDPVHDIIPIKPVAHYTMGGIAVDASSQTSIKALFAVGECANHKVHGANRLGGNSLLELIVFGREAGKNASSSAKQSTFVPEEPQNYDALLKDVNNSADGVDFYKKRDELADCFYEKVGIKRNDAELQQAAKFLKSVKEQLPFMGVRDTNPIYNTELVEFLEFHNLLQISEAVVLGAMKRKESRGAHFRDDMPSESDEFQTNTIYYKNGDELCIDLTR; this is translated from the coding sequence ATGGTTGATGTTTTAGTTATCGGGGCAGGAGGTGCGGGACTTGTAGCTGCACTGAGTGCCAAGGAAGCGGGGGCGAGTGTGAAGGTTCTTACAAAGACCTACCCTACCCGTTCACAGACCTGTATGGCTCAAGGCGGCATTAACGCAGCTTTGTCTAATGCAGGTGAAGACAGCATAGAGAGCCATTACGAAAACACTCTAAAATCGGCACACGGCATCGCAGACGAGAAGATGGTGAAAAAACTTTGTGACGAGGGTGTCGATGCGGTTTTATGGCTTGACCGCATAGGCGTGCCTTTTAGCAGAGACGAAAACGGCAATATCGCTCAACGCCGTCTGGGCGGAGCGAGTGCACCGCGTGCGTGCTATGCTCAGGATTACACCGGACTTAAAATCCTTCATACGCTGTACGATCAATGTAACGCAAACGAGATAGAGATGCTAAGTGAGAGGTTTCTGCTTGAACTCATAGTAGCGGACGGAGAAGTCGGCGGAGCGGTAGTGCTAAACCTGAAAACGGGTGCGATCGAGACACATTATGCAAAAAGTGTGATTCTTGCAACGGGCGGATACAGCCGCATCTACGGAAAGAACTCGACGAATGCCGTGGGTTCTACTGGTGACGGCATCGCAGCAGCATTAAGAGCGGGAGCAAAACTCAGCGATATGGAGTTTGTGCAGTTTCACCCCACAGGGCTTAAAAACTCATCTATCCTTATCAGTGAAAGTGCCAGAGGCGAGGGCGGTTATCTTTTAAACAAAGAGGGCGAGCGTTTTACCGATGAGCTCGCACCGCGAGATATGGTCAGCCGTGCCATCTATGAAGAGATACAAAAAAGCGGTGAGGTCTACATAGATATCCGTCACTTGGGAGAGGAGTTCATTGATCATCAGCTTCCTCAGGAGAGAAAACTTGCACGTCTGTATGAAAACGTCGATCCTGTGCACGACATTATCCCCATAAAACCTGTCGCTCACTATACGATGGGCGGTATTGCGGTGGATGCAAGTTCCCAGACGAGCATAAAAGCTCTTTTTGCCGTTGGAGAGTGTGCTAACCATAAAGTCCACGGAGCAAACAGACTCGGCGGAAACTCGCTTTTGGAACTGATCGTCTTTGGACGCGAGGCAGGGAAAAACGCTTCATCTTCTGCAAAACAGAGTACATTTGTACCCGAAGAGCCTCAAAACTATGATGCTCTTTTAAAGGATGTGAACAACTCTGCGGACGGTGTCGACTTTTATAAAAAAAGAGATGAACTGGCTGATTGTTTTTATGAAAAAGTCGGGATCAAACGTAATGATGCAGAGCTGCAACAAGCTGCCAAGTTCCTAAAAAGCGTCAAAGAGCAACTGCCTTTTATGGGTGTTAGAGATACAAACCCGATCTATAACACGGAGTTAGTAGAGTTCTTGGAGTTTCATAACCTGCTGCAGATCTCTGAAGCGGTAGTTCTTGGCGCGATGAAACGTAAAGAGAGCAGAGGCGCACACTTCAGAGACGATATGCCGAGCGAAAGTGATGAGTTTCAAACAAATACGATTTACTATAAAAACGGAGACGAGTTATGCATAGATTTGACGAGATAA
- a CDS encoding 2Fe-2S iron-sulfur cluster-binding protein — protein MKIEIKRGDAIVAYEVMHEDLTLLQLLTHIKTEQDSTLAFSSGCRSSVCGSCAMRVNGKEVLACSYKPQDGDLIEPLRNAPVLRDLVVDMDKAYAFNKVARAWGIPTPDNLHVSVKDAELNEVQSDCILCGSCYSACPVYAVNGEFIGPFALTRVWKYATDVRQSDISAAIAAVQTSGIYDCTLCNECVPVCPQGIAPKQDIVMLRNKSGVMGYMDPNFASSFGGGLTF, from the coding sequence ATGAAGATAGAGATAAAAAGAGGCGATGCAATAGTCGCTTATGAGGTCATGCATGAAGACCTTACACTTTTACAACTACTGACGCATATTAAAACAGAACAGGACAGTACGCTTGCTTTTTCATCCGGATGCCGAAGCAGTGTCTGCGGAAGCTGTGCCATGAGAGTAAACGGCAAAGAGGTGCTCGCCTGTTCATACAAACCTCAAGACGGCGATCTTATAGAGCCGCTGAGAAACGCTCCGGTTTTACGCGATCTTGTTGTAGATATGGATAAAGCATATGCGTTTAATAAAGTGGCTCGTGCATGGGGTATACCGACACCGGATAACTTACATGTAAGCGTTAAAGATGCCGAGTTGAACGAGGTGCAAAGTGACTGTATCTTATGCGGTTCATGTTACAGTGCCTGCCCGGTGTATGCAGTAAACGGCGAGTTCATAGGTCCTTTTGCACTGACTCGGGTCTGGAAGTATGCGACGGATGTCAGACAAAGCGATATCTCTGCTGCGATAGCGGCAGTCCAGACTAGCGGCATCTATGACTGTACCCTTTGTAACGAGTGTGTACCTGTCTGCCCTCAGGGTATCGCTCCTAAGCAGGATATCGTGATGTTGAGAAACAAAAGCGGGGTCATGGGGTATATGGATCCAAACTTTGCTTCGAGTTTTGGAGGCGGTCTCACATTTTGA
- a CDS encoding PAS domain-containing protein, which produces MIRPTPTGVEVDFIDGNFIYEIDKDGHITYANRTFVNFTGYNKNDLIGIHYSEIVDPHMPRTLFYCMQNSTGKGETWKGYSKNLLHNGDHYWAMAYVSPKEQKEEGYTVMYKAAEKEAVKAVAVKYEEIYELEKKGQDTTGLIKNIIIGG; this is translated from the coding sequence ATGATAAGACCGACTCCGACAGGTGTAGAAGTTGATTTTATAGATGGAAACTTCATATATGAGATAGATAAGGATGGTCATATAACCTATGCAAACAGAACGTTTGTGAACTTTACGGGTTATAACAAAAACGATCTTATAGGGATTCATTACAGTGAGATAGTTGATCCTCACATGCCTCGAACACTTTTTTACTGTATGCAAAACTCGACAGGAAAAGGCGAGACATGGAAAGGGTACTCAAAAAACCTTCTTCATAACGGCGACCACTACTGGGCAATGGCGTATGTCAGTCCAAAAGAGCAGAAAGAAGAAGGCTATACGGTTATGTACAAAGCTGCCGAGAAAGAAGCGGTCAAAGCGGTAGCCGTAAAATATGAAGAGATCTACGAGTTGGAGAAAAAAGGTCAGGACACGACGGGTCTTATCAAGAACATCATAATTGGAGGATAA
- a CDS encoding YajQ family cyclic di-GMP-binding protein → MAAKEHSFDITAKIDMQAFKDAINLVDKEVANRYDFKGTPYEVSYKEKEKALVLVASSDNKLEALYDIVISKLLKRDLSSKVLEEAKVENASGNTRKATYKVVDYIDSKEAKKIVAEIKNLKLKVTATIEGDAIRIKSKQIDDLQKVMKTIRSMEWEAPLVYENMR, encoded by the coding sequence ATGGCAGCAAAAGAGCACTCTTTTGATATTACGGCAAAGATCGATATGCAGGCATTTAAAGATGCTATCAATCTAGTCGATAAAGAAGTAGCAAACAGATATGATTTTAAAGGCACGCCGTATGAGGTGAGCTACAAAGAGAAGGAGAAAGCTCTTGTCCTTGTCGCATCAAGCGATAACAAGCTTGAAGCGCTGTACGATATCGTGATATCAAAACTTCTTAAACGTGATCTCTCTTCAAAAGTCCTGGAAGAAGCCAAAGTAGAAAATGCAAGCGGAAACACAAGAAAAGCGACATACAAAGTAGTCGACTACATAGACTCAAAAGAGGCTAAAAAGATCGTCGCCGAGATAAAAAATCTAAAACTCAAAGTAACTGCGACCATCGAGGGCGATGCTATCCGCATCAAGTCAAAACAGATAGACGATCTTCAAAAAGTAATGAAAACGATACGTTCTATGGAGTGGGAAGCTCCTCTAGTTTACGAAAATATGCGTTAG
- a CDS encoding DNA-binding protein, which translates to MAKLTIQEAADHFKVSKEAVHNRIRRGTLPSLMEHGVKYVIVDEVKSNTKPVNNDDKYYAFLEEQNKALQEKVERLEKDNSSLRDQKELMLIEERIKIENIYKEKDEQLKNILQTISTKFLAQTIETQDIDISSVEVIDIEDEDISLKKYLKSLGLKSKRQEKVIARFKKLADKDERIIIKDNKLFVNPKKYSYNDII; encoded by the coding sequence ATGGCAAAGTTAACAATTCAAGAAGCGGCTGATCATTTCAAAGTCTCAAAAGAGGCTGTTCATAACCGTATTAGACGCGGTACTTTGCCCTCACTCATGGAGCACGGCGTAAAGTATGTGATAGTCGATGAGGTAAAATCAAATACAAAACCGGTAAACAATGATGATAAATACTACGCTTTTTTAGAGGAGCAGAACAAAGCTCTACAGGAAAAAGTCGAGCGTCTTGAAAAAGACAACTCCTCTCTTCGCGACCAAAAAGAGCTTATGCTTATAGAGGAACGCATTAAGATAGAAAACATCTATAAAGAGAAAGACGAACAGCTTAAAAACATTCTTCAGACCATCTCTACAAAGTTTTTAGCACAGACCATAGAGACTCAGGATATAGACATATCAAGTGTCGAGGTGATAGATATAGAAGATGAAGATATCTCTTTGAAAAAATATCTAAAATCATTGGGCTTAAAATCAAAACGACAGGAAAAAGTGATAGCTCGCTTTAAAAAACTCGCAGATAAAGACGAGAGAATAATCATAAAAGACAACAAGCTTTTTGTGAATCCGAAAAAGTACAGCTACAACGATATTATTTGA